Part of the Pseudoalteromonas sp. Scap06 genome is shown below.
CCTGTGTCCGATCTTTTAAGTTCACTCCTGTTAGTTTTAATGTTTTAGCTTCATTTAATAAGTAGGCTGCCCGACTTGCCGCATCAATATAGGTCAAACCAGCAGGACGAATATTAGATATACAATTACGCAGCGAATCGTTAAGCCCTGTTTTAGGCTCCCAGGTTAAATAAAGCCCCAAGCTATCTGGTGAGCTAAGCCCCGGGCGTTCACCAATGAGCACCATCACAATTTGGGCATTCAATAACTCACCAATATCATCACCAATGGCTACTCGCCCTTGTTCAACTAAGGTGATTGGAGCAAGAGTAAGAGGCTTATTAACGCTCAACTGTGAAAGTAATTCAGTTATAAAAGGAGCTGCATTTTTTTGAACCGCCAACGATGACAAACCATCAACGACCACAATGGCTAAGTCATACTTTTCTTGGGTGCTTTGCTGTTGCTCAGCAACAAAATCAAGTAATAATTGACGACTATGCTCATTTAGCTTTCGACCTAAATCTGGTCGTTGTAAATAAGTAACTCTATCAACCGCTTGGCTATGTAAATGCAATACACGCGCATTAGCTGCATTAACAGTCGCTAACTTTGCTTTCATTCCATTGATATCAAGTGGAAAATTGACTGCATCGCGCGCTTGCGCATGCGACAGTTGAAACGCCAGCATTTCAGAGGTTGGTAAACTAATACCCGCTCGACCAAGTCCTATGCGGGCATCAGTAAACTGGCGTAAGTCACG
Proteins encoded:
- the eutC gene encoding ethanolamine ammonia-lyase subunit EutC, with the translated sequence MTADFKSNDLANIDHKNNGNVVHNPWRDLRQFTDARIGLGRAGISLPTSEMLAFQLSHAQARDAVNFPLDINGMKAKLATVNAANARVLHLHSQAVDRVTYLQRPDLGRKLNEHSRQLLLDFVAEQQQSTQEKYDLAIVVVDGLSSLAVQKNAAPFITELLSQLSVNKPLTLAPITLVEQGRVAIGDDIGELLNAQIVMVLIGERPGLSSPDSLGLYLTWEPKTGLNDSLRNCISNIRPAGLTYIDAASRAAYLLNEAKTLKLTGVNLKDRTQDDVIEHQQSSRHFLNAE